The Acidobacteriota bacterium nucleotide sequence CCTGCGACGGCTTTGCCTGCGTGACCAACGCCAAAGCCGACGCCCAGGTCGTCTGTGTGGATGCCGCGCTTGAATATCCCAACGTTTCGCTGCTGACCAATGCTTATGTCGAGCGCCTGGAAACAGACGCCACGGGCCACACGGTTTCAAAAGTCATCGTCAAACACGGTGACGCCGTTGAAACATATTCCGCTGATGTCGTGGTGGTTTCGGCGGGCGCGATCAATTCCGCCGCATTGTTGCTGCGTTCGGCCAATGACCGGCATCCGCACGGGCTGGCGAATGGTTCGGACGTGGTCGGGCGGCATTACATGGGCCATAACAATTCGGTGCTGTTTGCGATCTCGCGCACGCCCAATCCGACCGTCTTTCAAAAGACGATGGGGATCAATGATTTCTATTTTGCCAACAAAGATTGGGATTACCCGATGGGGCACATCTCGTTCGTCGGCAAATTCGACGCCAACATGTTCGCCGCCGGCGCGCCGCCCTTTGCGCCGCATCTGACGCTGGATTACATCGCCAAACACTCGCTCGATTTCTGGCTGACTTCCGAAGACCTGCCCGATCCCAACAACCGCGTCACGTTGAATAAAGACGGCAAAATCACTTTGTCGTACACGCCCAACAATCTCGAAGGGCACAAACGGCTGTACGCCAAGGTCAAGGAATTGGTCAAGCAGGCCGATTGCGACGACCACCTGATTCCGCTCAACGCCTTTGTCGGCGACCGCCTGCCGCTGGCCGCCGTCGCGCACCAGAACGGCACGATCCGTTTCGGCAACGATCCACAATCATCAGCGCTCAACGCGCATTGCCGCGCGCACGAATTGGATAACCTGTACGTCGTGGATGGCAGCTTTTTCCCGTCGAGCGCGGCGGTCAACCCGGCGTTGACGATCATGGCGAATGCGTTGCGCGTGGGCGATCACTTGTTGGAGCGTTTGAAGTGAGGAGGGCAGTATGAAAATCAAAAGGCAAAAATCAAAAATCAAAAATCAAAAATCAGGAGGGCAGCAAGAGATGCAAAGGCGGGTTTTCCATTTTTGCCTTTTGCCTTTTGCCTTTTGCCTTTTGCTTTCGACGGTCTGGGCGCAACAACCGCTCGTCACCGCCGTGGACGCGCCCGGGTTCACCGTCAGTGATATGGAGCGTTCGCTCGACTTTTTCACGCGCGTGCTCTCATTCGAGAAAGTCTCGGATGTCGAAGTCACGGGCGACGAGTACGAACATCTGCAAGGCGTCTTTGGCTTGCGCATGCGCGTCGTGCGCTTGCGGCTGGGCGGCGAGCAAATTGAACTGACCGAATACCTGGCCCCGCGCGGACGCCCAATTCCGGCGGATGCGCGCAGCAACGACCGCTGGTTTCAGCACATCGCCATTATCACCAGCGATATGGAGCGCGCCTATCAATGGTTAAGAAAAAATCGTGTCGAACACGCTTCGACCGGGCCGCAACGACTGCCCGATTGGAACAAAAACGCGGGCGGCATCCAGGCGTTCTATTTCAAAGACCCGGATGGGCACGCGCTCGAAATCCTGCAATTCCCGGCGGGCAAGGGCGCGCCGAAATGGCGGCAATTGGCGCAACCGGACGCCGGCCAGGAAGGTCAGAGGCTTTTCCTCGGCATTGACCACACCGCCATCGTGGTGAGCGACACCGAGGCGAGTTTGAAATTCTATCGCGACACTCTGGGCTTGCAGGTGGTAGGCGAAAGCGAGAATTACGGCGGCGAACAGGAGCGCTTGAACAATGTCTTTGGCGCACGCCTGCGCATCACCGCCGTCCGCGCCGCCAATGGCCCGGGCATCGAATTTCTGGAATACCTAAGCCCGCGTGATGGCCGTCCGGCGCCGGCAGACCTGCGCGCCAATGACCTCTTGCACTGGCAGACCAAACTGGTGACGCGCGAGCTTGAAAGCGCTTTTGTGCGGTTGCGCGAGGGCCACTATGGGCTGATCTCGGCCGGACTGATTCAATTGCCTGCACCTGTTTTGGGCTTCCAGCGCAGCTTCCTCGTGCGCGATCCTGACGCCCACGCTATGCAATTGATCGAACGCTAATACCTGTCACTTGCTTGCAATTGCAGCGCATCAAACACAGGCCGCCGCTTTGGTAATCCTTTGATCGTTTGCCCACCAGAATTCTCATAGATTTTGTAACTACTCAGCCTGTTCTTCGCCGCGTAGCGGCGGCTTGAATTTAGCCGTGGGTTTTAACCCACGGTAGGCGCAGTAATGCCTTCGTGTCGCGTCAGCGACGCCTGACTCAGCCGTCGCTGACGCGACGCGGGAACCTTTCCGCTTGTACCGTGGACTAAAGTCCACGGCTAAAGTCAGCCGCCGCTATGCGGCGAAGAAGGCTGAGCAGTAACTAGATTTCAAGAAAACGTTTTTCGGCGGTGCGGTGCGCATCCTCGCGGGCGCACCGCAAGATGTGCACGCCATTTGCAGTGCGACCAACTGTACGCAATGCCCAGTCGGGTGTGGTGTGAATTGCGGAGGATTTCCCGGAAATTCCGCCGCTCTTACCGCTCGGTTGGGAATAATCCGCTGCCGCCGGAGCTTATACGCAGCGGCACACAGACGGTAAAAGATCACGGAGGGAAAACAGATTTATGAATTCATCAGTGCAGCTCAGACATTCGGGCACTTACGATCGCGCGCACATCCCACCCGCCGGGCCATTCAAACCGGCGCAGCGCCAATTCGCCGAAAAGCCTCTCCGGCTGTTGATCGTCAGCGATGAAAGCCAGCGTTTGGGTACTTGGCGCAGAGCTTTGCTGGGACAGGCTTGCGAAATCACGGAGCAGGCCAATCCGCTCAATGTCAGTCAATTCTTGCAGCGCGATTATGACTTGGTGGTGCTGGACGTGCCCGCCGCCCAGTTGCCCCAAGTCCTGGCGGCGATCCGCGCGGCGGCGCGTGAAATTCCCGTCCTGGTGGATGCCAACCGTATGCCGAATGACCTGAGTTACGTGGGCGTGTTGCCGCGCTTTCGCGCGATGGCTTGCACGCGCCCCGACTTGTTGCGCCTGGTCAACCAATACTGTCAACCCGCCGACAAGCTGCCCACCGCGCGGCGGCTGTTGTAGGTAGAGCCTGCACCTGCCGCATCCAATCGGGTACAAACAAATAAAGGGGGACAGGATGATGACATCTTGTCCCCCTCAGGACTTACGCAAAGATTTGCCACAGTGACACAGAGACACAGAGGAAAACAGAGAACTCCACCAACACTGTAAGCAAGCTTTGTGTCTCTGTGCCTCTAAGGAAGCTGCGCGGCATCTGTTACATTGCGAACGGGACGAGACCGCTGGCGAATGTCCGACAAGCTGCCAGCTTGTCGGACGCTCGGCCGTTATACCCAATGTTCGCCAGCCACGACCACGACAAGCTGGCAGCTTGTCGGACAACTTGGCGCATTCGCCAGCAGGATCAAGACGTCCGCGCTCCCGCTTTTAACTTTCGCTTTTGAACAGCAACACACCCACCACGGGGATTTGCTGCCGATGCAGCCACAACAATGCCAAACTGCCCGCAAACACAATCAGCGCCAAGCCAAACAACAAACCGCCATCCGATGTGCCATCTGAATTCACGACCGCAATACCCAGTTTGGTCAGGTGGCTCATGAGCGCGCCGCTGATGACGCCCAGCGACAACAACGCGCCCACCGGCACCGTCGCCGGAATCAGCAACAAGACGACGGCGATCAATTCGACTACGCCGGAACCGAGGCGGCCCCACGGTTCCAGCCCCAGCGTCTTGAAGATGTAGACCGATTCAGGCGCGGCGCTAAATTTGAAAAACAGTGTCTGAAACAGAATGCCCGCGACGATCAAACGCAATCCCCAACTGATGATCGTCAATCTTTTCTCTTGTGTCATAGTCTTGTCCTCCTAAGCGGTTTCAGTGAAAAAGCACGCGCCAGCGGCGGCCCGGCCTTGCATCTCACTGTATGCTGCCGACTGCGCGCATTATTCCGTCGGCACACAGCTTTGCGTGCGAGACCACAGATTGAAAGTTGGAGTTACCGATTCTGTTCGCACTTGGAATAGATTGCCCGCCGCATTGCATATCTCCGTCGAAAGGAAGAACGCATGATTCGCTTTGACCAAGACGTTTGTCACAACCCGGACGCGGCTCTGACGAAAGAATGGCTGGAAACCAACGGCCTCGGCGGTTTCGCTTCGTCCACCATCACGGGACTGAATACGCGGCGCTATCACGGCCTGTTGGTCGCGGCGACGAAACCGCCGGTGGGCCGTTTGGTCATGCTGTCAAAGCTGGAAGAGACGTTGGTGGTGGACGGCGCGCGCTACGAGCTATCAGCCAATCAATATCCGGGCGCAGTGCATCCGCAAGGCCAGCAGTTCCTCAAAGAATTCCGGCTTGATCCGTTCCCGACGTTTGTTTATGCGGTCGCGGGCATTGAGTTGGTCAAAACCGTCTGGCTGATGCACGGCGCGAACACGACGGCCGTCCAATACGAATTGCGGGCCGATCAATTGCCACGAGACTGCAAGTTGGAATTGCTTCCGTTGCTCGCCTTTCGTGATTACCACGCGACGATGCACGAAAACGCCGCGTGGAATCCGCAGCTTGAAACCGCGCCGGGCTTGCTGACCTTGCGGCCCTATGCCGAGTTGCCCGCGCTGTATCTGGCGCACGACGCTGCCGTGGTCGAACCGGCCGGCTATTGGTATCGCAACTTTGAATATCAGGCCGAACGCGAGCGCGGCCTCGATTATCGCGAAGACCTCTTCAACCCTTGCGTGCTGCGCTTCGATTTGCGACAAGCCGGACAGGTCGCCGTCATCGCTTCGACCGAACGTGTGGACGTCGCGCACGTCAACGAATACAAACAAACCGAACTTGCGCGTCGCGCCGCCGTGCTCGAACCCTTTGCCAAAGCCGCTGAATTGACGCGCGCGCTGGCCGCCGCCGCCGATCAATTCATCGTCAAGCGCGATGACGGTGAAACGATCATCGCCGGGTATCACTGGTTCAGCGATTGGGGCCGCGACACGATGATCGCGCTGCCGGGTTTGACGCTGGCGACCGGGCGTTACGACATCGCCAAAAACATCCTGCTCGCCTTCGCGCGCTATCTCGACCAGGGCATGTTGCCCAACCGCTTCCCCGACGCGGGCGAAGCGCCCGAATACAACACGGTGGACGCGACGCTCTGGTACGTCGAAGCCGTGCGCGCGCTGCTCGAACACACGGGCGATTACGAATTCGTGCGCACACACCTATACGCCAAGCTGCTCGAAATCATTTACTGGCACGAACGCGGCACCCGCTACGGCATTCGTGTTGATGACGACGGCCTCTTGCACGCGGGCGAAGCGGGCGTGCAATTGACCTGGATGGACGCCAAGGTCGGCGACTGGGTCGTCACCCCGCGCATCGGCAAACCCGTTGAGATTCAGGCGCTCTGGTACAACGCGCTGTGCGTGCTGGCCGATCTGGCCGCCGAATTCGGCGATGCCGCCAATCAGCAACGCTGCACGCAATTGGCCGCGCGCGCCCAAGCCAGTTTCAATCAAGTGTTTTGGAATGCGGAGGCCGGTTGTTTATACGATGTCGTCAACGGCGCTGAACGTGACGCCTCGATTCGCCCCAACCAAATCTTCGCTGTCAGTTTGCCGCACACAATGTTGACCCCGGAGCGCGCCCAACAAGTCGTCACCGTGGTCGAACGCGAATTGCTCACGCCCTGCGGCTTGCGCAGCCTTGCGCCCGGCGACCCGCGCTACTGCCCGCGTTACACCGGCGACATCCCCAGCCGCGACGGCACCTATCACCAAGGCACGGTCTGGACGTGGTTGCTGGGGCCATTCATCACGGCGTATTTGAAGGTGAATCAAAACAGCGTTGGTTCGCATCAACAGGCGCGCGCGTGGCTGGCGGCGTT carries:
- a CDS encoding GMC family oxidoreductase codes for the protein MNNAQHFDVIIIGTGAGGGTLAYKLAPSGKRILLLERGGYLPREKDNWNSLAVVKDAKYNTPETWQDKNGKELHPHTNYYVGGNTKFYGAALFRLREADFGEIKHHGGLSPAWPISYAELEPYYTQAEHLYHVHGQRGEDPTDPWASAPYLHPAVSHEPRIQKLVEDLQRLGHQPFHVPLGVMLDERQPNKSKCIRCATCDGFACVTNAKADAQVVCVDAALEYPNVSLLTNAYVERLETDATGHTVSKVIVKHGDAVETYSADVVVVSAGAINSAALLLRSANDRHPHGLANGSDVVGRHYMGHNNSVLFAISRTPNPTVFQKTMGINDFYFANKDWDYPMGHISFVGKFDANMFAAGAPPFAPHLTLDYIAKHSLDFWLTSEDLPDPNNRVTLNKDGKITLSYTPNNLEGHKRLYAKVKELVKQADCDDHLIPLNAFVGDRLPLAAVAHQNGTIRFGNDPQSSALNAHCRAHELDNLYVVDGSFFPSSAAVNPALTIMANALRVGDHLLERLK
- a CDS encoding DoxX family protein, producing the protein MTQEKRLTIISWGLRLIVAGILFQTLFFKFSAAPESVYIFKTLGLEPWGRLGSGVVELIAVVLLLIPATVPVGALLSLGVISGALMSHLTKLGIAVVNSDGTSDGGLLFGLALIVFAGSLALLWLHRQQIPVVGVLLFKSES
- a CDS encoding amylo-alpha-1,6-glucosidase, giving the protein MIRFDQDVCHNPDAALTKEWLETNGLGGFASSTITGLNTRRYHGLLVAATKPPVGRLVMLSKLEETLVVDGARYELSANQYPGAVHPQGQQFLKEFRLDPFPTFVYAVAGIELVKTVWLMHGANTTAVQYELRADQLPRDCKLELLPLLAFRDYHATMHENAAWNPQLETAPGLLTLRPYAELPALYLAHDAAVVEPAGYWYRNFEYQAERERGLDYREDLFNPCVLRFDLRQAGQVAVIASTERVDVAHVNEYKQTELARRAAVLEPFAKAAELTRALAAAADQFIVKRDDGETIIAGYHWFSDWGRDTMIALPGLTLATGRYDIAKNILLAFARYLDQGMLPNRFPDAGEAPEYNTVDATLWYVEAVRALLEHTGDYEFVRTHLYAKLLEIIYWHERGTRYGIRVDDDGLLHAGEAGVQLTWMDAKVGDWVVTPRIGKPVEIQALWYNALCVLADLAAEFGDAANQQRCTQLAARAQASFNQVFWNAEAGCLYDVVNGAERDASIRPNQIFAVSLPHTMLTPERAQQVVTVVERELLTPCGLRSLAPGDPRYCPRYTGDIPSRDGTYHQGTVWTWLLGPFITAYLKVNQNSVGSHQQARAWLAAFAEHLREAGLGQVSEIFDADAPHLPRGCVAQAWSVAELLRVAVALGR
- a CDS encoding VOC family protein, translating into MQRRVFHFCLLPFAFCLLLSTVWAQQPLVTAVDAPGFTVSDMERSLDFFTRVLSFEKVSDVEVTGDEYEHLQGVFGLRMRVVRLRLGGEQIELTEYLAPRGRPIPADARSNDRWFQHIAIITSDMERAYQWLRKNRVEHASTGPQRLPDWNKNAGGIQAFYFKDPDGHALEILQFPAGKGAPKWRQLAQPDAGQEGQRLFLGIDHTAIVVSDTEASLKFYRDTLGLQVVGESENYGGEQERLNNVFGARLRITAVRAANGPGIEFLEYLSPRDGRPAPADLRANDLLHWQTKLVTRELESAFVRLREGHYGLISAGLIQLPAPVLGFQRSFLVRDPDAHAMQLIER